The proteins below come from a single Cannabis sativa cultivar Pink pepper isolate KNU-18-1 chromosome 3, ASM2916894v1, whole genome shotgun sequence genomic window:
- the LOC133036035 gene encoding uncharacterized protein LOC133036035, which yields MSTIGWNCHGLGNPWAIQFLQDICVEKKPNFLFLCETLCRKDVVDRVKCKLGFESSLTVEAQGRKGGLTFFWKFSDEARLLNFSNNHIDLEISLPAWNLLRSIADESPLPWCILGDFNNITTQDDVKGGRPYLDSLINGFNLALHDCQLGELDWKGYRFTWERGRGTSAHIEIRLDKAFVNHDWFFLFPDAKLSNCDYSSSDHTPLFLELESVTFTSLVRLFRYENAWSREPLCFELVKDCWAVNSHLSLAEKLKCCSILLSEWGFELLGNFKKRLKQSKKKMAKLKVDNGDSHDHDFSAEHTRRRTNQIVQLKNSDDVWVNWSSGLDQVITDYFLALYATDGIDCNSVVHGISSSVTDDHNEALLQPVTPEEIKQAVFQMHPDKASGPDDLPPDINDTILVLIPKNKNFSTMGDLRPIALCNVSYKIIAKFLANIMRSMIDQIISPTQSAFIPGRLISDNIMVAFEIMHYLKRKI from the exons ATGAGTACTATTGGTTGGAATTgccatgggcttgggaacccatggGCCATTCAATTCCTACAAGACATTTGTGTTGAAAAGAAGcccaattttttatttctttgtgAAACTTTGTGTAGAAAGGATGTGGTGGACCGGGTGAAGTGTAAGTTGGGCTTTGAAAGTTCTTTAACTGTTGAAGCCCAAGGAAGAAAAGGTGGTCTTACTTTCTTTTGGAAATTTTCTGATGAAGCTCGGTTATTGAATTTCTCCAACAACCATATTGATCTTGAGATATCCCTCCCTG CATGGAATCTGCTCCGCTCAATTGCTGATGAATCACCTCTTCCTTGGTGTATTCTTGGCGATTTTAATAATATCACAACTCAGGATGATGTGAAGGGAGGCCGACCCTACCTCGATTCTCTGATCAATGGTTTCAACCTTGCGCTCCATGACTGCCAGCTTGGAGAACTTGACTGGAAAGGGTATCGGTTCACTTGGGAGAGAGGACGTGGGACCTCAGCTCACATTGAAATCAGGTTAGACAAGGCATTTGTGAATCATGAttggttttttttatttcctGATGCGAAATTGTCAAACTGTGATTACTCTTCGTCTGATCATACTCCGTTGTTTCTTGAGCTTGAATCTGTGACCTTTACTAGCCTTGTGCGTTTATTTAGATATGAAAATGCTTGGTCTCGTGAGCCTTTGTGTTTTGAGCTTGTGAAAGATTGTTGGGCCGTGAATAGTCATTTATCCCTTGCTGAAAAGTTAAAATGTTGCAGCATTCTTTTATCTGAATGGGGTTTTGAGCTTCTCGGAAATTTCAAGAAAAGGTTGAAACAGAGTAAGAAGAAAATGGCAAAGCTGAAAGTGGATAATGGCGATTCTCACGATCATGATTTCTCTGCCGAACA TACTCGCAGACGTACCAACCAAATTGTTCAACTGAAAAACTCTGATGATGTGTGGGTCAACTGGTCTTCGGGTCTTGATCAGGTTATCACTGATTATTTTCTTGCTCTCTATGCTACTGATGGTATTGATTGCAACTCTGTGGTACATGGTATATCTAGTTCTGTCACTGATGATCATAATGAAGCTCTCTTACAGCCGGTTACTCCTGAAGAAATAAAACAAGCTGTTTTTCAAATGCATCCTGATAAAGCTTCTGGTCCTGATG aTTTGCCTCCTGATATCAATGATACCATTCTTGTTTTGATTccgaaaaataaaaacttttccACAATGGGTGATCTGCGTCCTATTGCTCTTTGCAATGTATCTTACAAGATTATTGCTAAATTCCTTGCGAATATAATGCGAAGCATGATTGATCAGATTATTTCTCCAACTCAAAGTGCTTTTATCCCCGGTAGGCTCATCTCTGATAACATTATGGTGGCGTTTGAGATCATGCATTACCTCAAGAGGAAAATATGA